One Nicotiana tomentosiformis chromosome 1, ASM39032v3, whole genome shotgun sequence genomic window, TCTTCACAACATGAAAAGCAGTAAAAGTTGCAGCCTTGGATAAATGGCATAAAAAGACTGAACTTCCTTAAACACTGAAGGGAACTTTATTATACACATTCAGTATCTCCTTAAAACCTCTCAATTAGTGCAAAATCTGAAAAGATTTTAAGACTGTGTTAGTGATATGAAGTTAAGAAATAGCAACATAAACTAGGCATATAGATAAAAGTAGAAACACATTAAAGTAAGAGAATGATAGGAAAAGAGTCCCGACTTACTAAATTCAACAGATAAACAAAACAAGAGGCTAAGAGACATGTGCATGGGAAGTGAAATGCAAGTTCAAAGCAAAAGCGCTAAGATAAACAAGAAAGAACACGAAAAAGAATACAAGAACTTTTAGCAGCTTACCAAACCAATTAGAAAAGGAAAGGGGCTTCACATttaagaaaaatgcaaaaacaaacaGATGCTAAACTAATATATTAGTCTGGTCTATCTTCACCTTACCATTCAAAACCAACCCTTAATTAAACACCAAGTTTCTGCTTCATGGACAAAATCCCACAAACCATTTAAAAAGAAAGAGCCAAAACCCAACAAAGAAATCAATGTCATTGCATCAGGAACAAAAACCCCAGTAATAAAAATCCATTCTTGATATTGCAAATTCAATAAAGATCACAACTTTATGATATTTTTGCCCAAGAAACTGACACCAAATTGATTAAAATGCAAAAAGGAGGTAACCCTTTTGGGGGAAAAGAAAGTTTAAAGCATAGATAAAGAAAGAGGGGGGAAATGGTGAAGTTAGTATAACCTGTGACAAGTCCTTATCTGAAATGAAAATGGAAATTCAAATGTGGGGTAGGGAGAGCTATTTCTGTTTCAGTTTCAGAGGGTATAGATATGTTTTGTGTCATTGTGTGGTATGTGAGAGAGAAATTGAGTGATGCCAATTTGTTTGAGCAAAGTTTCTGAAGATTGAATTGAAGAGAGAGTATATGCGTTCTGTCAAACCTGAAAAAAGGCGCTGAGTGGATAATGCCGATATTTATTGCGCTGATTGAATTTAATAACGACTTTTCAATTTGCTTGTCCATTTCCACGCGCAGTTTGTGGCGCGTTGGCACGCCCATTTTTTAACTAGTCGTCAGTTTGTGATGGAAGGAATTAGTAATACATGAATTATaatgtaaaattattttttactgGATATTTGATTGTCTAAAATAGAATGTATGGTAAAATTTAACATATGGTTTATTTtgttaaatttaataaaattgaAAGGTGTTGGTGTTGGAAAAAAGATAATGGGCAATTGTTTTTTTTGGGTGTTTAATTTATCCATATATTGTTATTTCAAGTTTATATTAAGTACAAAATAATACACAAATTGGTGTATTAATTCATACCAAGATTAACTATGCATGATTCAAATACTAATCAAAGACCggataaaacaatatcaaatttgATATCTTCATATATTATTTCATCCATTCATATAGTCCTAACTCCTAAGGTGTTGAGTCGTTACTTGCTTTTAGAGCATTTTGTTAGGAAAATGTGGGATTATAACACAACTACACAAGAATTACGCTGACGTGGGATTAAATATTTGAGTTATGAAATCGGATGTGCTTTATCTCTTGATTGTTCATAATGTAAGTTAAAAATTTAAAGTGGTAACAAAGTTTTCGTCTCTAATACCTTATTATCCTTCATTATAACTACATACAAGATAGTTTACTCACTTGCACGGATTTCACTAATTGGCCAATTATTTTAACTTGAACAATGCCCTTCTCTAACTCATCCGAGACAGAGTAACTTTGTTGAGAGATGGTTTGAGTCAGTCTGTCAGAGCAATTATCCCGAACAGAAAGTAATCTGTATTTATAAATTAGTAAAACAGTTAGATGTATACTTGAAAAAATATATTGTATTTGAGTATATATGCagtgaaaaaaaaatatattgaaCCGTGTTTTAAACTCGTCAGATTAAGAAAAACTTGCGCACAAAATATGAATATGCAAAACAACATACGTTTAAGATGTAATGAATAACTTTCACAAAGTAACGTCAAATTGAATAATTATATTTTACATTGAATTTATGGACTTTTATGAGctgcataacaacaataatagggtGGTTGTTAGAACTTAGTAAGCAGGGGCGGACCTACGTTGTGGGTTGAGGGGTCACGGGACCCCGTTAGTCTCGGcaaaaatattgtatatatatgttatatatatcTATCCATATATATGGGACCCAATATATATTTGAGTTGTGCCCCCAAACAGAGAAAGGCTGATGGAGGAGTAGTTGTGTTGGGCAATTAAATTTGCTCAATGGCTGGATGACGAGGGTTCGAAACCCTACTTCAGCCTTTTCTCCTTTTTGATTTAGTTCTTGGAATATAACAGTTTttatacttaatagttaatactcTGTAAAttgctttatttttaacttttatcttctttttgaaTTCAACTATAGCTTAGTACTAATATACATAATAGTCAACTTAATTAGTTTTATTCTTTTTCAAATCTCTACCTTAAAATTAAAAgcctcaaattgcaacatatcgctccacaaatagaaaaattaGAATTCTTCTACAACTGCCTTCTTCAACAATCACTTTGACTCTGACTCGGCAATGGCAACTGAGAGTTTGAAACCCTTGTTCAGTTATTTGACAATTAACATACCCATAATCTTGATTTCTTTACtaaattttgataatttaaaGTTTGGACGCCCTTTTGATCATTGGCCTCTTTTTCATTTATTAAAATACTAATCATACTTAATCAAACACCTTCCCTTCCCATAGCATCCATTTTACGAAGAAATCTCTCTTTGTTCGgtgctttctttttctttagaaCTTCTTTTTGTTTATATTTGAATGGTAAGTCATCATAATATTAAGTTTTCAAAGAGTTGCACACCAAATTTTATCGCTAGTAATTAGCATACTGTGGTGCACCCGTCTTGCTGtaatcctgggtccgcctctgTTAGTAAGTGAGGTACAATTTCATCAACAAATTCGCCCCAGAATGTAGCAGACAACTTCTTCCTCGTGCCAAATAGAAATGAATATATAATTTTAAGCATATGTAATTATCAAATCCATCCTTAATCAGTAGATGACTGTTTATTCTTACTCATCATCTTCTAGTATGATATTCATAAACTTCCTAGAAATTTCACCTTGTTTGTGCATTTGTACCCCACTAAAACTGACAACTTCTCCTATCACAtctaaagaaaaagaagatgTTAAAAGAAATAGCAGAAAAGTTCATAATTAAAAATGTAAGGTAAAAGTTATTTTTACCGAATAATTCAGTCTCGTTCACATCAACCTTATTTGTCAATTGATCATATGGCCGCAAATCAAAGATATTCATTGAGAAAAGTGGAACGGTTGTTTCAATCATTGTTGTCCGTTGAGTGAATGTTAGACTCAACCTATATTTTGTGGTGTTGAACCTCTCCTTATTTTGACAAACGATAAAGTTCGCCATAAAATACAATCCAAGCTCATTAACTTGTGTTTTGAAAAGATGCAAAACTGACTTTCCAATAGAAGCATGTATCTAATCGCCCTACAAAGAGTTACATTAAATAAAAAAAGTGTTTGAAGGAATTAGTAATACAATAATTCCATATTAACTAATACAAATCTTTATTTTACTTGAATACTTGAATTTATACTAATACTAATTTGAAGTAATATTACTTTTCAAtagtagagttgaaagaattagtAAGTGAAAGAAATAGAGAAACAACTCCACATTTGTAATTTAATCACATTAAAAAACAGAGAAGGTATAACGATTTAGCAACACAAAAAATCCAGAGTAACTAATACTAATTTATATTATTGTAATTGAATACTTGAATTTATACTAATACTACTTATCAATAATAGATTTTAATGAATTAGTAAGTCAAACAAACAGAGCAAAAACTCCAAATTTTTCTTTCAACAGTAAAGTTAAACGAATTAGTAATTAAGTCACATAAACAGAGTAACTACTCTAGATTTGAAACTTAATTTATACTAATAGTAATTTTATCCGGTAGACTTAGAACGAATTAATAACTCAAACACACAAAGCAACAAATTCAAATTTGCAACTTAAGAAACAGCGACCAAAATAAATTAGtaagaaaataatatattttgaaGACCTTTTCATCTTGTAGAACCAATACAATCGAGAATGTAGTGTCTGAATTATAACAATCCGGTACTTCCCACAGACGGACAActcaaactttcaacttccatTGCATTTTCGAAATTGTTATATCCTTGATGAAATCACTGTGAGTAGTCATTCTTTGCATAAGCCGTATGTTTTCTTGGATTCTTGATAGAATTGAAGTACCGTGTATCAGTGGAAGAAATATAAGTTTACAATTTTGAGCAGTTGTTACCGAGTAGTGGATAGAGATCGTGAGTTTCAATCGGGGTTTAGATAGTTGAGGACACTCTGACTATCGTTATTTTGCAAGGATAATTTAGGGCAAGTGGAAGCTAAACAGTTTTTAAATTATGTTGTGGATTAAATGGTTATTCACATGTAAACCCATTtaattcttaaaaaataaaaagttctgAAATTTCTACCTAATTTTGTAGGACATTTTTCTCCCAAATAAAGTTTTAGTTCATAATTAGTTGTAGCAATGTCCTAAAGTGCCAAGTGGCATATTGGGGTGATGTCACTTTGGCTTAATGAGATTACTTTTTCTTCTACTTTGAATTATAGATAGATTGTACGTAAACAATCACTCATACGTACGTTTTTCATTCTATAAAAGAAGAAGCACAAAAGGTAACTCGCAAAAAAAGAACATATAAATTAAAGAACAAAGCCAAACAGTACCTAAAGAATAAAAGTTTGAGATGAACGAGAAAGGACAATGATATCATATGGAGCTGACTTTCCACGATGATAATGAAGTAAAGGAGCGTTAAACTAGCTAtttcattttcatatttccaaagTTTAATTGGTACGTATAAATGCAAGTCAAATTTATTTATGCTAATAATTGTTGTCAGCATTCGACCATAGTTTAATTCATTCTCCTAATGTATTGAATCTTCCCCGTGTCCACTTCTGATCTGCAGTGACAGTGTAGGACATGATGTGTGTGTGAGACTAGTTGCTGCATGTCCAACGGTATAGGTCCTCCTTAGGTGTGGAACCAAACTTGTATAAACTCCTTTTTTTTCGCTGAAATATTTAGTATCACTGATCCGATTCATGTAAACTCAATAAACTAGTAAAGGCGCTCCATATTGAGATGTTCTTCGATCCATTTCCAGGACGCGAacttaaaatttttgagtaatgGTGACGAAATCTCAATCGTAACTCTAGTCTTTATTGGGATGTAATGGATTGAATGTTTTAATTTGACATGGTACAATAGCATAATGTACTTTAGATTTACTATATTAGGTCGGGAGAGAGTACTTTACCAGCATCGTATGTAACGAAAATAACTTAGCTATTATCttttatattaattaattttatactTAATCATAAATAAATGATACAGAATTTCACTTTATTAGTATAACCATATAACATAAGTATTTTACAAGTTGTAAGGGGCAAAGGTCCCCAAAAGTCACGGGCGTGCAACGCCCAGGATTCAATCAGAGATTTATTACGTAGGCTGGCCAAGTTTGTGAAAGGGACAATTGAGATGACGAGACCTTTTTTGGGCCTCGAAGAGAAAACAAGTGGGAGAGACTATAGTGTAGGTGGAGCCTCTTCAACACCAAGTGGGAGAGACTATATGGATATGGATAGTTATTGTGAGATTCATACAAAGACAACGTGATGCTGCTTTTGAATGCACTTCCCTCCATTTTCTATATCAAAATCCTTTGCCACTAGTGAACATAAACCAGGCAGGGCAAAATCATTGACAAATACTAAATGGGACAGGACAAGACAGGTTAAAATTTTAGCACGTTAAGGCTAGCTTTGCCCAGTCCTGACCCATTTACATCCCTATAGGTAGGAGAAAGATTCAAGGACGACGCAGTCGAGGCTTCTTTTCCTTCCGGAGAAATATTCAATAATGTGTATTATTTGATCactgttgttgctattgtttctCTATTGCTCCATTTTTAACgttcttgagccgagagtctttcgGAAACATATGTCTACCTTCATAGggaggggtaaggtctgcgtacacactatccttctCAAACTCCACTTGTGAGATTCCACTGGCTTGGTAGTGGTTGTTGTAGTAGAAATATTCAAGAATGTAGATGACACTCCTTTTCCTTTCAGTCCTTTTTGTCTTCAAACTTTTTCTATATGACAAAATCTTGAGTAACATATCAGAAATATCTAGTGAGAAGCAAGCCAACAAGATGCCCTATTTGTGGAGAAAAAATTGTGCATAGAAAAGGTCATTATGTGAAAAGATATGGCATATCCAGCAGCTTCTATTACACTTGAGATTGGCACCCCTGTGGATAGATGGTCCATGAAAGCCTCTGCAACATCATGCAGAGCTAATGTGTACCCCAGTTTTATACTTTGCCTTAGATCTTGTTCTCCCGACGGGCTACTACGGATATTTTcttattctgtatgttatatacaaaaattatacaaattttatatatttttcggctattatttttacaacggctatacaatgtcattttttcaaaaatatatgtACTACTTTTAGCTAATACCTCTAACCAAACACGGAATAAATTTAATCCTAAAATTACCAGGATAATACCTTAAACCAAGTGTCACAAGCATGAAAATATCTACTCCAGAGTTTAGACGGGCATCTTCTTTTTGGTGATGGGATAATAAAGTTTAGAGGGGAATTCTTAACACCAAGGGCAAGCAAAGAAACTTCATAGCATAATGCTCTCGACATCAGAATTAAACCATATATATGCGTGTAGCTACTCCCAGAGAACAACCACAACAAAGGTGCAGCTTAAGTCTCCTTTTCGTATTGGCCAAAGTAAGGTTCGTGGCTACAGGGGGCTTCGCAGTTCCAACAAAACACTATTAGCTTAAGTCATAACTAACACAAACAGAATAATCCTTTGACATAAGCACTTCAACTTCACTTTTGTTCAGTGTAAACTACCACTACTTCAATTACTTGTTCCATGGATTCAATCAAGTTCCACAACATAGATAAATTGCTAAATCTGGAGATCTCAAAACATCAATGCACAAACCTTTCCTTTCTCTGTTGCTCTTTACCTATTTCCAGCTGTGATTACCCCAAAGTGTCAATATAGctactattttgaaatcaaagacCCTATTCTACCTGTTTAGTGGGCAATGAACTGTTCTCCTTGATGTAGTTCGTTATCAATGCACTGCCTAATAACATATGCATATACAGTTACAACTTTGTAATACCCAATGCTAAGAACTTGCTACAAGCTCTCCAAACCTAAAATCTAGCTAAACTTTATTAAAATGTgacaaatattttttttctagCCTAGAGCTGAAAGATCTCTCTAACTGATACTCCATAGTACAGCACCTTCGTGGTGATTTCACTCATGAATATACCTTACTCGCTTTCGAACAAGACAAGATCTTTGCGAGCTCTAACTTAAGGGACAGTAATGCTTTCAAATGTCAAATGCCACTCTGAAAACCAAAGCATAAAAGCAGAATGAAGCTGCATTTTCTTTCCTCCAAATAATTCCCAGCACTTTTTCCTTCCACCAAAGAGGTCCACTTCTGCAACAGATGTTTTAAAACTCCTGAAAGTTTTCAGATCAAACTACAGGTCTCATTCCAGTAGGCAACACATGAAACTCAAACATCTTCAATACTGATCAGAAAAAAGGCAGCAAGGAAACTCTGTCGCAATCTCCCAACAATAAAAGTAATGGAGCTAAGTTACTGTGTACAAGGAAAGAGAGCGACGAGCAAAGATGTAAAAACTTGTATTGAGCTTACAGAGCCTTATCACCAAGATGGTAATGCTTCGATGGAAGGAATCTGAAGAAAATGGGAAAGGAAGGACAAAAATGACAACTGTGGTGGGGGTGTATAACAGTACTGacctttttttaaagaaaaaactaACATCCCTTATCATGGACATTGTAAAATGCCACTCAACCTATTGTCAGCTTGCTCAAGATCTGAACTCCAAATTCCCATTGTTGTCCCCATGCCGAACTACTCAAACTCGGTCAAATATGGTAATGCTAAGAACCAAAACATTGCAAGACACAAACATGGTAAAAGATTAAAAAGGTAAAAGCACGAGAACGAATATTGAATAGAAACTATGGAACATGAACAAATATCAAATCTTTATCAACTAATTGCGGAGGAAAGACGTAAACAGCTTCTTCAATTTCACAGACCAAATGGTGAAATGATGAAAAAGAAGACAAGGAGGACTAATTCAGTTATCTAATCAACCAAACTTTCTGATTGATTATACATTGCACCTGACCAAATTACAGCATAATCTCATTTGTCAACCTCCATAGCTTGTGCAGCTTTAGCTTTGGCCAATGGTGTCAACTTCGTCTTCAATTTTTTCTTCCCCACTTGAAACCCACTTCCACCTGTCTTCTTCTTGTCCTTACCATCTACCTAAATCACATCATCATCCAAATTAAttcctttctttcttgtttttgtTGGTTAAATTAAACTTCTATTATCATCACCCAAGATAAGTGGCGGAGCACACGCAATTGAAGGGGATTCTTAGGGAAGTTATATTGTGTAGATAGGGTAAAATATTTTTATACATATATAAAATTTTGAATCCTTCATAAGAGATAAACAAGTTCAAATCCTGGGTGTGCCATTTTTAGATTTTATTAATCCCCTTGTCAGAATTCCTGGCTCCGATACTGTCCAAAATAGCTCCTTTTTTTTGGATAAAGTAATTTTCTGATCATCTTCAAAAAGCTCCTGGCTATTGAATGTGTAAAACTACTATTGAAATATCAAAGATTACCCAGTAAAGATCAAGATTTTTCTGATTAAATTAGTGTATACATCAGAGAAATAACGATGCAATTAAAGAGGTTAACTATGGAAAAAATGCATGTTTTACAGATGATAAAGGCAGGATGATTAACCTTCATCTTGTTCTTTTTTGCTTGTAGCTTCTTCTCTAGCTTTTCTTTCTCTGCTTTTTCCTCTATATTTTCACCATCAATCAATAATTAGTATCacatcaaaatattatttttgtaaaacgTAAATAAAAAGCATAACTTCACGAGGCCTAGCAAATAGCATAATATATGAAcgataaaaaggaaaagaaggggCAAAGAATTGTACTTCGAAGATTGAATTCGTGCTGTCTTTTCCGTCGACCCAAATCGTTTTTCTTCGACATTTTGGCGACGGTGCTCACTCTCTGGGATTGTTTGCTTCTTCTACCAATACCTTAAACcctaaaattttcaaagtttcaGCCGCATATTAATATTGTTCCCTTGATATCATTTTAAAACTCAAGTTTCCTCTTTGCTAATTTTGAAAATACCTCATGTATAACACTTTTtcctttttctatttttatttcactaTGCTTAATGTTTGCAATTAgttttttaaaacatatatttAAAGTTATCGTACGTGGATTAACATGTTATAACAAATAATATGATTACTTTGATATTAGTGAATTGTGCCTTGTAGTAAAGCTTGTTAAAAGCATTTTATTTTGTATAGTAGTTAACTCATAAAGCAAAAGCAAATTAGCTTTCGATAATAGAAAATGTCAAAATATTAGGATGAAAGGAGTAATTTATCGTACGTGGATTAACATGTTATAACAAATAATATGATTACTTTGACATTAGTAAATTATGTAAGCTTATCAATAATTTATTTTGTATAATTGTTTACccaaaaacggataacaattgaatttatacgcggttttaaggatatgtgatataacttggtacaaattgagaaaatatatatattaatgttAAAATTGACTGTGAaataaataaatgcaaaccaaacgAATCGAATAGCCTTGACCCTCAAGTTCGATCATCCTCAAACCAAG contains:
- the LOC104092374 gene encoding uncharacterized protein gives rise to the protein MSKKNDLGRRKRQHEFNLRKEKAEKEKLEKKLQAKKNKMKVDGKDKKKTGGSGFQVGKKKLKTKLTPLAKAKAAQAMEVDK